A window from Burkholderiales bacterium encodes these proteins:
- a CDS encoding membrane protein: MSVYDFEEQEQLARLAAWWKDNGRLVILAVVVLVATVGGIYGWRYYQTQQSLAAARAYATLEPAILANDAEKLQAGAAELRSRYPRSPYAARAALAAAKASYGRGDLESAKGKLTWVMEQAREEALRATARLRLARILFEEGKFDQTLALLPAEDTTPYARLYDDLRGDVLAAQGKREEARKAYQRALEKSGPGEPLRNLIELKLDALEGA, from the coding sequence ATGAGCGTTTACGATTTCGAGGAACAGGAGCAACTGGCCCGGCTGGCGGCGTGGTGGAAGGACAACGGCCGGCTGGTGATCTTGGCGGTGGTGGTGCTCGTCGCCACCGTAGGGGGGATCTACGGCTGGCGCTACTACCAGACCCAGCAGTCCCTGGCCGCCGCCCGGGCTTACGCCACCCTGGAGCCAGCGATCCTCGCCAACGACGCCGAAAAGCTCCAGGCGGGAGCGGCCGAGCTGCGCAGCCGCTATCCCCGCTCCCCTTACGCGGCGCGGGCGGCCCTGGCGGCGGCCAAGGCGAGTTACGGGCGCGGGGACCTGGAATCCGCCAAGGGGAAGCTCACCTGGGTGATGGAGCAGGCCAGGGAAGAGGCGCTGCGGGCCACGGCGCGCCTGCGCCTCGCCCGCATCCTCTTCGAAGAGGGGAAGTTCGACCAGACCCTGGCGCTGCTTCCCGCCGAGGACACGACCCCCTATGCCCGGCTCTACGACGACTTGCGCGGCGACGTGCTGGCCGCCCAGGGCAAAAGGGAAGAGGCGCGCAAAGCGTACCAGCGGGCCCTGGAAAAGAGCGGGCCGGGCGAGCCGCTGCGCAACCTGATCGAGCTCAAGCTGGACGCCCTGGAGGGGGCATGA